The Planctellipticum variicoloris DNA window GCTGCTGCAGTTGCCGGAAGTGATCGAGGAAGCGAAACAGTATCTGGACCGGCTCGGCGACCGGCGGGGGCTGTTCAGCGTCGAGTCGGTGCTGGAGCGCTGCCAGCGTCGACCGCTGCTGCAGATGTCGTCGCTGTCTCTCTCGGCGTACGACATCCATTGCCGGCTGCGGACGGAATCGCTCGAACGGCTGTCCGGACCGCGGGGGGAAGCCCTCAAGGAACTGTCGGACCTCGTCCAACGCGATGAGCGGGTACTGATCGCCTGCCATAACGAGGGAGCCCGCGAGCGACTCCAGGAGCTTCTGACGGAACACGACCCGGACCTGGGCCGGAAGGTCCAGCTCTGCGTCGGCTCGGTCGCACGCGGATTCCGGCTGGCGGACGAACGGCTGATCGTGCTGAGCGACAACGAGCTGTTCGGCCGGACGGAAGTCCGTCGCACGCCGCGGAAGAAGCGGATCGAATCGCGGGCGATCGACAGCTTTCTGGATCTGGCCGAAGGGGATCTGGTCGTCCATCTGGCCCACGGGATTGCGCGGTTCCGCGGCATGCAGATTCTGGAGAAGGAGGGGCAGAAGGAAGAGCACCTGCACCTGGAGTTCAAGGAGAATCTCAAGCTCTACGTTCCGGTCTCGCTGATTCACCTGGTCCAGAAATACATCGGCGGCGCGAAGACGGCCCCGGAACTGTCGAAGCTGGGGGGGAACTCGTGGGCGAAGAAGAAGCAACGGGTCGCCGAGGCGGTGACGGATCTTGCTGCGGATATGTTGCAGCTTCAGGCCGAGCGGGCGGCCAAGCCCGGTATCGCCTGTCCGCCCGACAGTCACTGGCAGCAGGAGTTCGACGCCTCGTTCCCGTACACAGAGACTGACGACCAGCTCCGGGCCATCGCCGACTTGAAGGAGGACATGGAACGTCCCCGGCCGATGGACCGCCTGATCTGCGGCGACGTCGGCTATGGGAAGACCGAGGTCGCCATGCGGGCCGCCTTCAAGGCGGTCGACGCGGGCCGGCAGGTCGCCATCCTGGTCCCGACGACGGTCCTGGCGGAGCAGCACTTCCGCAGCTTCAGCGAGCGGATGGCGGAGTTCCCGGTCACGATCGCCTGCCTGTCGCGGTTCAAGACTCGCGGCGAGCAGAAGGAGATTCTCGAAGGTCTGGCCGGGGGGGGGATCGACATCGTGATTGGGACACATCGCATTGTGCAGGCCGACATCCGCTTCAAAGACCTGGGGCTGCTGGTCATCGACGAAGAGCAGCGGTTCGGCGTCGAAGCCAAGGAGATGCTCAAACGGCTCAAGCTGGAGGTTGACGTTCTGACGCTGAGCGCTACGCCGATTCCGCGGACGCTGCACCTGTCGCTGATGGGGATCCGGGATATTTCCAGCCTCGAAACTCCGCCCCAGGATCGCGTGGCGGTGGAGACGCGCGTCACGCGGTACGACACGCACCTGATCCGTCAGGCGATCGTGCGGGAGATGAACCGGGACGGTCAGATCTACTTCGTCCACAACCGCGTCTACAACATCGAATCGATTGCCGACCGGATCCGGTCGGCGGTTCCGGAAGCGACGGTCGACATCGTCCACGGGCAGATGACCGAGCACGAGCTCGAACGGGCCATGCTGGGGTTCGTCTCGCGACGGACCGATGTCCTGGTGGCCACGACAATCATCGAAAGCGGCCTGGATATCCCCAATGCGAACACCATCTTCATCAACCAGGCCGATCAGTACGGACTGGCGGACCTGCACCAGCTCCGCGGCCGGGTGGGTCGTTACAAGCACCGGGCGTACTGCTACCTGCTGCTCGACGAAGGCAAGACGCTGACGCCGCTGGCGTCGCGCCGGCTGAAAGCGATTGAAGAGTTCAGCGAGCTGGGAGCCGGCTTCAAAATTGCCATGCGGGATCTGGAAATCCGCGGTGCGGGAAACATTCTCGGCACCGAACAGAGCGGCCATATCGCGTCCGTCGGCTACGAGCTCTATTGCCAGCTCCTCGAGAACGCCGTCCGGCTGATGAAACGGGAGCCGCTGCGCGAGAACCGCCACGTTGCGGTGGACCTGCCGCTTTCGGCCTACCTGCCGGTCAACTACGTTCCACCCGGCCGGCCCAAAATCGAAATGTACCGCAAACTCTCCAGCATCACATCGCTGGAGCAGCTCGAGCAGATGCGAGAAGAGTTGCGCGATCGGTTCGGGCCGATTCCCGAGGAGGCGGAAAAACTGCTGCAGCTTCGGGAACTGCAGGTGCTGGCGCAGTACTGGCAGATCGACGACATTCACCTGGAGGAGGGGTACGGCGTCCTCGGCTACCGGAATCCGCGTAAGATTCAGAAGCTGGCGAAGATGTCGCCCCATCCGCTACGGATTGTCGACGATCGAAATGCGTTCCTGGTGCTGCCGCACCGGCTCAACAACGTCGACAGTCTGCTGGCGGTGTTCAAATCGGTCTTGCAGTGCCGTTAGCCGCCAATCTATAAACCGTTCCCATCTTCGCCTTTCCCGAAAAACCTGAAATATGGCACACCTTCCGGCTCGCACGGTTGGACCGTGCTGGTCTGCGTCACGGACCGACGCTGAAACCTTCGCCATGGCGGGCCATTGATGCGACGAGTCATTCCGGGAATCCTGTTCGCACTCTGCCTGATGGGCTGTAACGCCATCAAGAAGAAGTACGACAATCCCGTTTTCGCCGCCGCCCCCCGCCGCATCGCCGACGCCGAAGACGTCCAGGTGGCCGAGAAGGCCGCCGAGGACGGCAAGGAAGAAATCCTCACGGTCGCGGCGACGACGTCTCTGCCGACCGCGGAGGAACTGGAAGCGGAGTCGATCGAGTTCAACAGCAGCGTCGTGGCGACCGTCAACGGCGCACCGGTCTTCGGTTCGGAGATCGTGGAGCGTTACGGCGGTCCGCTGCAGCAGGCGCGGCAGAAAATCGCCGAGCAGCGCGACGTTCTGCCGCCGGCCAAATACCTGCAGATGATCGAACAATATCGCGTTTCGCGCGATCAGATCGTGAGACAGGACCTGCGGTCGCACATCGAGCGGCGGCTGCTGATCGAGCTGCTGAAGGCCGACATGAAGGCCGAACAGATCAAGCAGATCGAAACGCAGCTTGAAAAGCAGTTCGAGGAAGCCGAACTGCCGAAGCTCAAACGCGAGCTGAAGGCGTCGACGAAGCCCGAACTCGAACAGGAGCTGCGGAAGCGGGATACGAGCATTGCGACGATCCGCAACTCGTTCATGTCCAACATCATGGCGATTCAGTACGTGCGGGCGAACATTCCGCGCCCCGATCCAGCGACGCGGCAGGAAATCGTCGACTACTATCGCGAACACCGGTCCGAATTCGAAATCGAGGCGCGGGTCCGCTGGCGGCAGATTCAGTGCATGTATGCTCGACCGGCCGCCCGCGGCGAGGCCGAGAAGAAAATTCGGACCGCTCGCGGCGAGCTGCAGCGCGGCCAGCCTTTCGAGGCGGTCGCCCGCAAGTACTCCGAGGATCCGTTTGCCAAAACGGGCGGCAACTGGGACTGGATTACGCCGGGGAGCATGGCCGACAAGGACCTGGAAAACCGGCTGTTCGAACTGCCGGTCGGCGAAGTCAGCGGCATTTTCGAAGGGAAAGATTCGTTCCTGGTCGTCGAAGTTCTGGAACGCGAAGAGGCGGGCGTCCGGAAATTTGCCGAGGTGCAGAACGAAATCAAGGACAAAATCGACAAAGAACGCCAGGCCGAAGCTCCGCGCGAGTTCCTGAAGAAAGTCTGGGACAGTGCGGTTATCGAGTCGCGCTACGATCTGCAGGGAAGCCCGCAGCAGTAGCCGGTCAGGGCCGCTCAGTCACCGGCCACCAGGTGGCGACGGTCGTCGGTCCGCCGGGCGCGGACTCAATCGCAATCCGTCCGCCATGTGCGGTCAGGATTCTCCAGACCTTGCACAGACCGAAGCCCAGGCCCCGTCCCGCCTGCCGGCCGGAATAGAACGGGTCGAAGGCGTGCCGGCGCTCGACGTCGGAAAATCCGCGCCCGGCGTCGAGGACTGCGATTCTCGCCTGGTTCGACTCGACCGTCGTCTCAATGCGGATTTCACCGCCGCCGGGCAAGATCGCCTCAGCGGCGTTTCGCAGCAGTTCGTGCAGAGCCACGGCAAACTGCACGGGATCAACCAGCAGAGTGATTCCCGCGGTCGGCCCTGCCGAGAGAGTCACTCCCGGCCAGTTCGGGGCGCCGGACCATTGCTGGATGACGTTCTCAAGCAGATCGTCCAGCCGGCAACGTTCCGGCTGCGGAACGGGGGGGCGGGCGAACAACATGACGTCGCCGATCATGTCGCGTACGCGATAGGCCTGGGCGCCGATGGTCAGCAGCGCCTGCCGGCGCGCCGGGTCGACTTCATCCCGAAGGAGTTGCTGGACTCGTCCGACGATCGTGGCCAGCGGATTATTGATTTCGTGCCCCGCCCCGGCGGCGAACTCGCCAAGCGCCGCCAGGTGATCGGCATCCGGTTCGAGAGAAAACGAACTCGCCGGAGCCTCTTCGGAATCTGTGGCCTGTCCGGACATGGGGCGAGATTTCCCGAGCGGTCTATGCAAACGCCTCCGGCAGCAGAGCCGGAGGCGTTCGGAATACGTTGGCAAACCTGACGGAGCCGGCCGGCCCGCTGCTGCCGGCGCGGCGTCAGGCCGCTGCGATCAGGCTCCGGCGGGTTCGACGTCGAGGAAGTGACACATCCGGTCGATCAGGGCGTCGACTTCGAACGGCTTCTGCATGAAGTCGTCGGCGCCCGCCGCCCGCAATTCCTCGATCTTGTCGTGCTCGACCATGCCCGAAATACAGATGATCTTGGTGTCGTCGAGAGCCGAGTCGCTGCGGACCCGCTGACAGACTTCCTTGCCGTTGATGTCCGGCAGCATGACGTCCAGGACAATGATGTCGGGGCGATACTCCCGGACCATCATGCCTGCGTCGAAACCGTTGTTGGCGATGCGAATCTCGAACCGGCCGTCCCGTTCGAGCTCGTCGCGGATGAGTTCGACGAGCTCTTCATCGTCGTCGACGATCAGCGCCTTGCGACGTCCGCTTTCCAGCGCGTCGGTCGGGATGCCGTTTTCTTTCATGAACTTGAACAGCACGTCGCGGGGAATCCGGCGGAACCGGGAGCCCGGCACGCGAAACCCTTTGAGCTGCCCGGAATCGAAACACCGGATGATCGTCTGCTGGCTGACCTTGCAGATCTTCGCGGCTTCGCCGGTCGTGAACACAGTTTTCATGGGCTGATCCATCCTTTGCAGCGGCCCGCTCAACGGCGCACGGGCGCGGGGCAATGACCTCTCCAGACTCCCTCCGCGAGAGGACTGGCAAACTCCGTTTCCGCCAGGATGGACTCGATCGGTTCCAACCGGAGCACTGGACGGCCGAAACCTCGGCGTGCACCGGAACTGGCAGGCTCTGCACCGGGTGTTGCCATCCTGGTTCAACCCCCGGCTGCCACCTCAACGACTGATAAATCCATGAACGCAGAGTTTACCGACTTTTCCGCAGAGCCCGATTGTATCCATTCTGTCAAATCGGTCAACGTTCTTTTGCTTCTTTAGCCCCCCCGAGGATTCCCGCCCCCCGAAGTCCGCGCAGATTCTTAATCCTCCCCCCGGTAGCAGCTTACGGTCACCAGTAAAAAACCCCCGATCCTCCCGACCGGGTCAATCCTCCAGACACAGCGTCTCTGGCATAACGCCAACACGCGATCGGCAGGATGCAATTTGCCATCAGTTCCAGGGGATTCTGCGAAACACGCGCAACGACACCCTGCGTCAGACTGGCGCAGAAGAGGCGCCGGTGAGCCGCTCCGGTTCGCGGAGGTAGAGCATCAGGACGGTCAGGTCGGACGGCGTAATCCCGCTGATACGCCCGGCTTGCCCCAAGTCCGCCGGCTTCACCTTCGCCAGCTTCTCCCGGGCCTCGCGCCGCAACTGGGGGATGCCGTGATAGTCGAACGCCGCGGGAATCCGGATTGATTGCGTCTTCTGATGCTTTTCGATCTCCAGCGACTGCCGCCGGATGTACCCCGCGTACTTGACCTCGATTTCCACCTGCTCCCGCGCGCGATCCGTGATGGTCAATTCCGCCACGACGGACAGGCGTTCCGCGAGCCAGCTCCAGTCAACTTCCGGACGCCGCAACCACTCTTCGAGCGTCGGCCCCTCATGCCGTTCGCGACTGAGCAGATGGTTGGCGGCGGCGATTTCCGCTTCGTGCTGCTCAAATCGTCGCCAACGCTCGTCCGTCACCAGTCCGATGCGCCGGCCGAGCGGCGTCAGCCGGCGGTCGGCGTTGTCCTGCCGGAGCAGCAACCGGTACTCGGCCCGGGACGTAAACATGCGGTAAGGCTCGTCGACGCCACGCGTCACCAGGTCATCAATCAGCACCCCCAGATAGGCCTGGCTGCGGTCGATGATCAGCGGCGGCTCCTCCTTCAACTTGAGAGCGGCGTTGATGCCCGCCATCAGCCCCTGCCCCGCCGCCTCTTCGTAGCCGGTCGTGCCGTTAATCTGCCCGGCGAAATAAAGACCGGCGACCCGCTTGGTTTCGAGCGTCGACTGGAGCTGCGTCGGCGGGGCGAAGTCGTATTCGACCGCATAGCCGTAGCGCATGATCTCCGCCCGCTCCAGCCCGCGGACGGAGCGGATCAGTTCGTCCTGCACGTCCCGCGGCAGGCTGGTCGAAATGCCGTTGCAGTAAATCTCCCACGTATTCCGCCCTTCGGGCTCCAGGAAGATGTGGTGCGAGTCCTTCTCGGCGAACCGCACGACCTTGTCTTCAATCGAGGGGCAATACCGCGGCCCGGTCGACTGGATCTGCCCGGAATACATCGGCGCCCGGTGCAGGTTCGCCCGGATCAGCGCGTGGACGTGCGGGTTGGTCTCCGTCAGCCAGCAGGGGAGTTGCGACTGCTCGATCCGATCGGTCAGAAACGAGAAGGGCTGCGGATCGGCGTCCCCCGGCTGTTCTTCCAGGACGGAGTAATCAATCGTCCGCCCGTTCAGCCGGCAGGGGGTCCCGGTCTTGAATCGCTGCAGCTCGAACCCCAGTTCGCGCAGCGAGTCGGACATCGTCGCGACGGTTCCATCGCCGGCCCGGCCGCCGGCGGTCTTCGCCTCGCCGGTATGCATGATGGCCTGCAGGAAGGTCCCTGTGGTGACGATGACCGCCCGGCAGCGGTAGACGCCGCCTCCCCGGACGGCGACGCCAGTGATGCGTGCGTTGAGCGTTGAGTGTTGAGCGTTGAGGAATTCGTCTTCTCTCTGACTCTCATCTCTCAACTCTCCCCTCTCAACTATCAACCCTTCCACCGTTTCCTGGCGCAGCGTCAGTCCCGGCTGGTCTTCGATCCGGCGTTTCATCTCGAACTGGTAGGCCTTCTTGTCGGCCTGGGCGCGGGGGCTGTGCATGGCGGCCCCCTTACTCCGGTTGAGCATGCGGAACTGCAGCCCGGTCGCGTCGATCACCCGGCCCATTTCACCGCCGAGGGCGTCGATCTCGCGGACGATCTGCCCCTTGGCGACGCCGCCGATGGCGGGATTGCAGCTCATCTGGCCGACGGAGTCGCAGTTCATGGTCAGCAGGACGGTGCGGGCGCCGAGCCGGGCGGCGGCAAGGGCGGCCTCGCAGCCGGCATGTCCGGCGCCGATGACGGCGATGTCGTAGTCGTAGTGGGAGGTGGGCATGGGGCGGGATTCGGGATTCGGGCTTCGGGCTTCGCAGAGCAGACGCGGATCGCTCATTGCGGGACTGGGTATTGTGACCGTTGAAAGCGAGAAGTGCGAACGTTCCGGGCTTGAGGCATTCGCAGCATTTTTTTTTGCGGCAGGGTCTTAACGAGGCCGGCCAGCCAGAGTACTGTACAGTTTCAAGCGGCATGTCCCGATCATTCCACTCCGTTTCCCCTCAGTTCGCGAGTCTGCCATGCCCATCACGATGAACGACCTGACGATCAGTCCCGACGGCATTGACTTCGATTCCTTGCTCGAGCACTGGGAGTGGGCCATGCCCGAGCCCATGCGACCCGTCCTGCTCACCGCCATGGGAGATGCCTTTGCACAAGGCGAATCCAAGGCCGTTTACTTTGTGGACGTCATTGGCGGCGAAATCCGCCCCGTCGCCGATGACGGCGCATCGTTCCAGAAGCTGCTGGAGGACCGGGATTTCGTGACGGACCACATGTATCCCGCCCGAATCGTCGAACTGAGGAAATGCGGTCTGACACTGCAGCCGCGGGAGGTCTACAGTCACACGCAACTGCTGGTTCTGGGAGGCAAAGACGACGTCGACAACATCGAAACAACGGATGTCAGCGTCCATATCGGCATCCACGGGCAGGTCCATCGGCAGGTCAGGGATCTCCCCGAAGGAACTCCGATCTCCGAGATCAACATCGACGTCGAATAATTGCTAATAGATTGACCCGCGATGGACCGCCAGCCTGCCGCTTTCGAGAATCTCAGATCCGGCGGCTAACGTTCGAGCGACGCCGGAGGGATCAGCGCGTCCTCCTCCGGCGGATCGGCCGGAACGCTGATCTCCACATGCTGCTGCCCCTTACGATGGTTGATCGGAATCCCGCGATACCGCCGGCTGCCGCCGGGGAGCGTGTACTCCACGAGAATGGTGTCAAACTGGTAAACGGTCTTGTACTTCCAGCCGCCGGTCCAGGTCTGGCGTCCTTCGATGTCGAGGCGGACCGGGTGCGATTCTGAACCGCCTGACTGCGGTAACGTCGCCAGCCATCGGGCGATCGTGTCCGGTTCTGGATCGCGCACCAGTTCCTCGAACTGTCCGTGTCGAATCAAGCCCCAGCGGATCCGCCCAGGGATGGCAGACTGGCCTTGCAGACTGACATGCAATTGAAAGGAACCGTGTTCAAACGACCGACCGCCGGTCAACAAAACAACCAGCACGCCGGCGATCGCAGCGAGAACCAGCCATTCGATGAGTGTCAGTCGCCGGAGAGACATGGTTGACCTCGTCGAGTTCACAGAGCGTTACTCATGTCACCCGATCGGAACTGCCTCGGAGCCCTCACCCGGCCCCCTCTCCCAACGCGGACGGCAGGCGAGGGGGCGGAGCGGCCGCAATCATGCTCTCCGTTCCGTGTCCTCCATCCGTTCTGTGGTTCACACTCTTCCTCGTCCCCGTCTTCATTTGCGTCCATTCGTGTGCTTCGTGGTTCCCTCTTCTCCGGACTTCGTCTTCTCCGCGTCCTCTGCGACTCCACGGTAAATCCTCTTCACGCCGGGCTTTGAATCCGCCCCCTGCCCTGCAATACTTGCTGCGGCAAACGCGAAAATCAGGCCGCGGGCCTGCACATTCATTCTAGACACCTGCACGGAGATGGAACCATGAAGCGGACGGGCGCGGTCACTTTCAAGGGAGGTCCGGTCGATCTCAAGGGGCGCGAGCTGAAGGTCGGCGATCAGGCGCCCGATTTCAAGCTGCAGGACACCGGCCTGGCCGATGTCTCGCTGGCCAGCACCCCCGGCAAGTCGATCATTCTGGTGGTCGTCCCCTCGCTCGACACCTCGGTCTGCTCGCTGGAGACCAAGAAGTTCAACGACGCCGCCAAGGCCAATCCCAACGTTCAAATCTACAGCGTCAGCATGGATCTGCCGTTTGCATTGAAGCGGTGGTGCGCGGCCGAAGGGGTTGAAAACGTCAAGGCGGTCAGCGCCCACCGCTGCACCGACTTCGGCAGCGACTACGGCGTGCTGATCTCGGGCGGCCCGCTCGATCGCATCCTCTGCCGGGCCGTCTTCGTCGTCGGCGCGGACGGGAAAGTCAAGCACGTCGAATACGTCAAGGAAATCGCCTCGGAACCGGATTACGATGCGGCCCTGGCGGCGGCGAAGTAGGCGGGATCGTTGAGGGTTGAGCGTCGATCGTTGAGAGTCAGATTCGATCGTCTCCGGGTGGCACGTCCCTGAGTCTTCGCAGGGCGTGTCTTCGGTAAGAAGTCCACGCCCATCGCAGAGCCTCTGGGGCGTGCCACCCGATTTGCTTTCCTGGGCCCGATCAGAACAGCTCACGCTGGCCTGGACCTTTCGGCGGGTGCTGGCCCAGGTGTTCCAGGCCGGAGGCGGTGATGACCCGGCCGCGCGGGGTGCGCTGGATGAAGCCGCACTGCAGCAGGAACGGCTCGACTTCGTCTTCGAGCGTGTCGGGGGGGACATTCATCGTGTGGCCGATGGCGTTGAGCCCTGCCGGCCCGCCGGAGAAGACCGAGACGATCGTCTGCAGGTAGCGCCGGTCCTGGGCTTCGAGCCCCAGGTGATCGACTTCCAGCATCGCCAGCGCCCGCTTCACGACCTCGTCGGTGATCCGCCCTTCGGGTTCGTGGACCGTGGCGAAATCCCGCGCCCAGCGGAGCAGATTATTGGCTTTGCGGGGCGTCCCCCGGCTGCGGCTGGCAAGCTGCAGAGCCGAGTCTTCCGTCGTCGTGGTCCGCAGTTTAAGGGCGTTCCGCCGGACGATTTCCGACAGATCGTCGATTTCGTAGAAGTCGAGGTGCTCGCGGACGACGAAGCGATCCCGCAATGGGGCGGTCAGCATGCCGCTGCGCGTCGTGGCCCCGACGATTGTGAAGCGTTTGAGCTTCATGTTGATCGTCCGGGCGCTCAGCCCTTCGCCGAGGACGATGTCAACCCGGAAATCTTCCATGACCGGGTAAATGAATTCTTCGACGGTCGGCGGCAGGCGGTGGATCTCGTCGATGAACAGCACCGAGCCCTGGGCCGCGTTGGTGAGGTAGGACAGCAGATCCTTCGGCGCCTGCAGGGCCGGACCGGAGGTGATCTGGCATTCGACCCCCATCTCGCGGGCCATGGCCATCGCGAGCGTGGTTTTGCCGAGTCCGGGGGGGCCGTCGAGCAGCAGGTGCC harbors:
- the tpx gene encoding thiol peroxidase, which codes for MKRTGAVTFKGGPVDLKGRELKVGDQAPDFKLQDTGLADVSLASTPGKSIILVVVPSLDTSVCSLETKKFNDAAKANPNVQIYSVSMDLPFALKRWCAAEGVENVKAVSAHRCTDFGSDYGVLISGGPLDRILCRAVFVVGADGKVKHVEYVKEIASEPDYDAALAAAK
- the mnmG gene encoding tRNA uridine-5-carboxymethylaminomethyl(34) synthesis enzyme MnmG: MPTSHYDYDIAVIGAGHAGCEAALAAARLGARTVLLTMNCDSVGQMSCNPAIGGVAKGQIVREIDALGGEMGRVIDATGLQFRMLNRSKGAAMHSPRAQADKKAYQFEMKRRIEDQPGLTLRQETVEGLIVERGELRDESQREDEFLNAQHSTLNARITGVAVRGGGVYRCRAVIVTTGTFLQAIMHTGEAKTAGGRAGDGTVATMSDSLRELGFELQRFKTGTPCRLNGRTIDYSVLEEQPGDADPQPFSFLTDRIEQSQLPCWLTETNPHVHALIRANLHRAPMYSGQIQSTGPRYCPSIEDKVVRFAEKDSHHIFLEPEGRNTWEIYCNGISTSLPRDVQDELIRSVRGLERAEIMRYGYAVEYDFAPPTQLQSTLETKRVAGLYFAGQINGTTGYEEAAGQGLMAGINAALKLKEEPPLIIDRSQAYLGVLIDDLVTRGVDEPYRMFTSRAEYRLLLRQDNADRRLTPLGRRIGLVTDERWRRFEQHEAEIAAANHLLSRERHEGPTLEEWLRRPEVDWSWLAERLSVVAELTITDRAREQVEIEVKYAGYIRRQSLEIEKHQKTQSIRIPAAFDYHGIPQLRREAREKLAKVKPADLGQAGRISGITPSDLTVLMLYLREPERLTGASSAPV
- a CDS encoding sensor histidine kinase codes for the protein MSGQATDSEEAPASSFSLEPDADHLAALGEFAAGAGHEINNPLATIVGRVQQLLRDEVDPARRQALLTIGAQAYRVRDMIGDVMLFARPPVPQPERCRLDDLLENVIQQWSGAPNWPGVTLSAGPTAGITLLVDPVQFAVALHELLRNAAEAILPGGGEIRIETTVESNQARIAVLDAGRGFSDVERRHAFDPFYSGRQAGRGLGFGLCKVWRILTAHGGRIAIESAPGGPTTVATWWPVTERP
- the mfd gene encoding transcription-repair coupling factor, which gives rise to MSESPTGVKELRELVGLVRRSTGFDRVLERLQAGQGAEIEGTWGSAAPVATVAVARDCPTTTLVILPREKDVDEFSADLASFGGAIPLVLPAWNSVPDELSITDPILGSRLRVLRELEAPLPPRLVVTTIHALLQPVPSRESRETATRRLRTGTELDLEGFTAWLIAHGFERMTAIEQPGEFCLHGGILDIFPVDSTDPVRVELFGDEIDSLRLFDVESQQKLKSLDEIAITVVKPAADQAGGESAGVQFVDALPTESWVVLLQLPEVIEEAKQYLDRLGDRRGLFSVESVLERCQRRPLLQMSSLSLSAYDIHCRLRTESLERLSGPRGEALKELSDLVQRDERVLIACHNEGARERLQELLTEHDPDLGRKVQLCVGSVARGFRLADERLIVLSDNELFGRTEVRRTPRKKRIESRAIDSFLDLAEGDLVVHLAHGIARFRGMQILEKEGQKEEHLHLEFKENLKLYVPVSLIHLVQKYIGGAKTAPELSKLGGNSWAKKKQRVAEAVTDLAADMLQLQAERAAKPGIACPPDSHWQQEFDASFPYTETDDQLRAIADLKEDMERPRPMDRLICGDVGYGKTEVAMRAAFKAVDAGRQVAILVPTTVLAEQHFRSFSERMAEFPVTIACLSRFKTRGEQKEILEGLAGGGIDIVIGTHRIVQADIRFKDLGLLVIDEEQRFGVEAKEMLKRLKLEVDVLTLSATPIPRTLHLSLMGIRDISSLETPPQDRVAVETRVTRYDTHLIRQAIVREMNRDGQIYFVHNRVYNIESIADRIRSAVPEATVDIVHGQMTEHELERAMLGFVSRRTDVLVATTIIESGLDIPNANTIFINQADQYGLADLHQLRGRVGRYKHRAYCYLLLDEGKTLTPLASRRLKAIEEFSELGAGFKIAMRDLEIRGAGNILGTEQSGHIASVGYELYCQLLENAVRLMKREPLRENRHVAVDLPLSAYLPVNYVPPGRPKIEMYRKLSSITSLEQLEQMREELRDRFGPIPEEAEKLLQLRELQVLAQYWQIDDIHLEEGYGVLGYRNPRKIQKLAKMSPHPLRIVDDRNAFLVLPHRLNNVDSLLAVFKSVLQCR
- a CDS encoding peptidylprolyl isomerase; this encodes MRRVIPGILFALCLMGCNAIKKKYDNPVFAAAPRRIADAEDVQVAEKAAEDGKEEILTVAATTSLPTAEELEAESIEFNSSVVATVNGAPVFGSEIVERYGGPLQQARQKIAEQRDVLPPAKYLQMIEQYRVSRDQIVRQDLRSHIERRLLIELLKADMKAEQIKQIETQLEKQFEEAELPKLKRELKASTKPELEQELRKRDTSIATIRNSFMSNIMAIQYVRANIPRPDPATRQEIVDYYREHRSEFEIEARVRWRQIQCMYARPAARGEAEKKIRTARGELQRGQPFEAVARKYSEDPFAKTGGNWDWITPGSMADKDLENRLFELPVGEVSGIFEGKDSFLVVEVLEREEAGVRKFAEVQNEIKDKIDKERQAEAPREFLKKVWDSAVIESRYDLQGSPQQ
- a CDS encoding response regulator, with product MKTVFTTGEAAKICKVSQQTIIRCFDSGQLKGFRVPGSRFRRIPRDVLFKFMKENGIPTDALESGRRKALIVDDDEELVELIRDELERDGRFEIRIANNGFDAGMMVREYRPDIIVLDVMLPDINGKEVCQRVRSDSALDDTKIICISGMVEHDKIEELRAAGADDFMQKPFEVDALIDRMCHFLDVEPAGA
- the ruvB gene encoding Holliday junction branch migration DNA helicase RuvB, yielding MARHKVFQGGPDDEDDGPPAGSGSAFNPDDEQFDDELRPQGLDEVVGQRKVVERLRIVLDAARMRKEPLGHLLLDGPPGLGKTTLAMAMAREMGVECQITSGPALQAPKDLLSYLTNAAQGSVLFIDEIHRLPPTVEEFIYPVMEDFRVDIVLGEGLSARTINMKLKRFTIVGATTRSGMLTAPLRDRFVVREHLDFYEIDDLSEIVRRNALKLRTTTTEDSALQLASRSRGTPRKANNLLRWARDFATVHEPEGRITDEVVKRALAMLEVDHLGLEAQDRRYLQTIVSVFSGGPAGLNAIGHTMNVPPDTLEDEVEPFLLQCGFIQRTPRGRVITASGLEHLGQHPPKGPGQRELF
- a CDS encoding T6SS immunity protein Tdi1 domain-containing protein, yielding MPITMNDLTISPDGIDFDSLLEHWEWAMPEPMRPVLLTAMGDAFAQGESKAVYFVDVIGGEIRPVADDGASFQKLLEDRDFVTDHMYPARIVELRKCGLTLQPREVYSHTQLLVLGGKDDVDNIETTDVSVHIGIHGQVHRQVRDLPEGTPISEINIDVE